A window from Macaca thibetana thibetana isolate TM-01 chromosome 7, ASM2454274v1, whole genome shotgun sequence encodes these proteins:
- the LOC126959941 gene encoding 60S ribosomal protein L21-like: protein MTNTKGKRRGTRYMFSSPFRKHGVVPLAMYMRIYKKGDIVDLKGMGTVQKGMPHKCYHGKTGRVYNVTQHAVGIVVNKQVKGKILAKRINVRIEHIKHSKSQDSFLKRVKENDQKKKEAKEKGTWVQLKRQPAPTREAQFVRTNGKEPELLEPIPYEFMA from the coding sequence ATGAcgaacacaaagggaaagaggagaggcaccCGATATATGTTCTCTAGtccttttagaaaacatggagttGTTCCTTTGGCCATGTACATGCGAATCTATAAGAAAGGTGATATCGTAGACCTCAAGGGAATGGGTACTGTTCAGAAAGGAATGCCCCACAAGTGTTACCATGGCAAAACTGGAAGAGTCTACAATGTTACCCAGCATGCTGTTGGCATTGTTGTAAACAAACAAGTTAAGGGCAAGATCcttgccaagagaattaatgtACGTATTGAGCATATTAAGCACTCTAAGAGCCAAGATAGCTTCCTGAAACGcgtgaaggaaaatgatcagaaaaagaaagaagccaaagagaaaggtacctGGGTTCAACTGAAGCGCCAGCCTGCTCCAACCAGAGAAGCACAGTTTGTGAGAACCAATGGgaaggagcctgagctgctggaacctattccctatgaattcatggcataa